GGGAGCTGCGGAACCGGATGCGCACCCTGCTGGACCAGGTCCAGGCCGGGTACCCGGACTCTCCCACCGGCCCCGGCGACCGGTGGTGGCTGCCCGCTCACCTCGGCGGGACCGCGCCCGCCCCCTGACCGGGCGGTCAGCCCGCCGCGTGCCGGCGGTGGCGGGCGGACACCGCCGCGGTGAGCAGCTCCCCGGGCCTCGGCAGGCGGGCGATCGTCCTGCTGAACACGCTGCCCGGCCGCACGCGCCGGGGCTCGCTGCCGTGCACCCGCCCGGGTTCGTCCACCGGGGTGTCCACATTGTCCACTCCGTTGTCCGGGCGGTCGTCGCGGAAGGCGGCGGAACCCAGCCGGCGCACCGCGAGCAGCGCATCGGTCAGGGCGGGCGAGAACCGCTGGCCGAAGAAGAACGCCAGCGCGGCCCCGCCGACCGGGATCTCCCGCCGCGGGTGCTCGGCGGCGAACACCACGTTCTCGGCCACGGTCTCCGGCGCGTAAACCGGTGGCGGCGGTTTCGGCAGCGCACCCATCTTGCTGCGGGAGTGCTCGAAGAACGGCGTGTCGATCGCCGCGGGCAGGATCGTGGTCACCGCGATCTGCTCGCCCCGCTGGGCGAGTTCCATCCGCAAGCAGTCGTAGAACCCGCGCAGCGCGAACTTGCTGGCCGTGTAGGGCGCGTGCAGCGGCACCGACCGGACCCCCTCCACCGAGGCGATCCCGATGATCACCCCGCCGCCGGCGCGCCGCAACGCGGGCAGCGCGGCCTTCACCCCGTGCACCTGACCCAGGAAGTTCACCCGCATCACCCGGTCGAACTCCGCGTCGCTGATCTCCTCGACCTGACCGAACACGGCCACCGCCGCGGCGTTGACCCAGGTGTCGATCCGGCCGAACTCGCGCTCCGCGGCGGCCGCCAGGGCCCGGACCGCGCCGGGATCGGCCACGTCCGTCGGCACCGCGACGGCCTGCCCACCGCCGTCCCGGATCTCGCGCACCAGCGAATCCAGGGCCGCCTCGCCCCGTGCCGCGCACACGACCCTGGCGCCGCGCCCGGCGAAGGCGAGCGCGGCCGCCCGCCCGATTCCGCTGGACGCGCCCGCGATGACGACCACCTGCTCGGACACCGGTTTCGGCATGGCGTCTCCTTTCCCTCCCCGGTCCGGTACCCGCGACGCGGGGCGGCAACCCATGCCGGTGCCCGGTCGCCGGCGGGCCCCTTGACTGAGTACTCACTCAAGAGCACGCTCGGCGGCGACCCCGTGACGGCGCGGGAGACGAGGAGACCGGCACATGGCGGGACGGGTAGCGGGCAAGGTCGCCCTGGTCACGG
The sequence above is a segment of the Amycolatopsis viridis genome. Coding sequences within it:
- a CDS encoding SDR family oxidoreductase, with the translated sequence MPKPVSEQVVVIAGASSGIGRAAALAFAGRGARVVCAARGEAALDSLVREIRDGGGQAVAVPTDVADPGAVRALAAAAEREFGRIDTWVNAAAVAVFGQVEEISDAEFDRVMRVNFLGQVHGVKAALPALRRAGGGVIIGIASVEGVRSVPLHAPYTASKFALRGFYDCLRMELAQRGEQIAVTTILPAAIDTPFFEHSRSKMGALPKPPPPVYAPETVAENVVFAAEHPRREIPVGGAALAFFFGQRFSPALTDALLAVRRLGSAAFRDDRPDNGVDNVDTPVDEPGRVHGSEPRRVRPGSVFSRTIARLPRPGELLTAAVSARHRRHAAG